A stretch of Lactuca sativa cultivar Salinas chromosome 6, Lsat_Salinas_v11, whole genome shotgun sequence DNA encodes these proteins:
- the LOC111890167 gene encoding serine/threonine-protein phosphatase PP2A-2 catalytic subunit, with the protein MSFDPVMQRVNRNVDEHISQLMQCKPLSEQEVRSLCDKAKEILMKESNVQPVKSPVTICGDIHGQFHDLAELFRIGGKCPDTNYLFMGDYVDRGYYSVETVTLLVALKVRYPQRITILRGNHESRQITQVYGFYDECLRKYGNASVWKTFTDLFDYFPLTALVESEIFCLHGGLSPSIETLDNIRNFDRVQEVPHEGPMCDLLWSDPDDRCGWGISPRGAGYTFGQDISEQFNHTNSLKLIARAHQLVMEGFNWGHEQKVVTIFSAPNYCYRCGNMASILEVDDCKGHTFIQFEPAPRRGEPDVTRRTPDYFL; encoded by the exons ATGAGCTTCGATCCAGTTATGCAGCGCGTTAATCGCAATGTCGACGAACATATCTCCCAGCTCATGCAGTGCAAACCCTTGTCCGAACAAGAG GTTAGGTCATTATGTGATAAGGCGAAGGAGATTCTGATGAAAGAAAGCAATGTCCAG CCTGTTAAAAGCCCAGTGACAATCTGTGGGGATATTCATGGACAATTTCATGATCTTGCAGAGCTTTTTAGGATTGGTGGAAAG tgcccTGATACAAACTACTTATTCATGGGAGATTATGTTGATCGTGGTTATTACTCAGTTGAAACAGTGACT CTCTTGGTGGCTCTCAAAGTGCGTTACCCACAACGAATTACTATCTTAAGAGGAAACCATGAAAGTAggcag ATCACTCAAGTTTATGGGTTTTATGATGAATGCCTAAGAAA atatGGTAATGCTAGCGTGTGGAAGACATTTACGGATCTATTTGACTACTTTCCACTCACTGCATTG gTTGAGTCTGAAATCTTTTGTCTTCATGGAGGATTATCTCCTTCAATAGAAACACTTGATAACATAAGAAACTTTGATCGAGTTCAAGAAGTGCCTCATGAGGGCCCCATGTGTGACCTTTTATGGTCTGATCCTGATGATCGTTGTGGCTGGGGTATCTCTCCACGTGGAGCTGGATATACATTTGGCCAA GACATATCTGAGCAATTTAACCATACCAACAGCTTGAAGCTCATTGCTAGGGCCCACCAGCTTGTTATGGAAGGGTTCAACTGGGGTCAT GAACAAAAAGTTGTGACTATATTTAGTGCACCTAATTATTGCTACCGATGTGGGAATATGGCTTCCATTCTTGAAGTAGATGATTGCAAGGGTCACACATTCATCCag tttGAGCCAGCCCCAAGGAGGGGAGAACCAGATGTGACACGTAGGACTCCTGATTATTTCCTATGA